DNA from Drosophila busckii strain San Diego stock center, stock number 13000-0081.31 chromosome 2R, ASM1175060v1, whole genome shotgun sequence:
TACTGGAAACAAAAGACTTGCAGCAACTGGAGGGACGCATCGAGTGCGAATTGCCAAATCGCTTGCTATACGAATTCAATGGTGTGCTAAAGGAATATGGCAAACCGTAAGTATAAGCCCAGGAAGGAGTccttaactaaatataatcaATGGTTATGCTTTGTTTGGCAGTGCCGTTTCGCTGGGCAATGATCAGATCCTGCAGCGAGGCGCCATGCTGCGCAACACGGCGTGGATCTTTGGCATTGTGGTGTACTCGGGACACGAGACGAAGCTGATGAAGAACTCCACCTCGGCGCCGCTGAAGCGCTCCAGAGTAGACAAGCTCACCAATACGCAAATACTTATGCTCTTCATGATATTAATTGCGCTCTGCATCACCAGCGGACTCTGCAATCTGTTCTGGACTCGCGAGCATGCCAAGACGGCCTGGTACTTGGGCATCGGCGACTTTGTGAGCATGAGCCTGGGCTTCAATCTGCTCACGTTCTTCATTCTGTACAACAATCTGATACCCATTTCGCTGCAAGTCACGCTGGAGCTGGTGCGCTTCCTGCAGGCCATGTTCATCAACTACGACATCGAGATGTACCACGCGGAGTCCAACATGCCCGCCAGCGCGCGCACCTCCAATCTGAACGAGGAGCTGGGCCTGGTCAAGTACATATTCTCGGACAAGACGGGCACGCTGACGCGCAACATCATGATATTCAAGAAGTGCTCCATAGCCAAGCAGATCTATCAGCCGGAGCGCACGCCCGAGGAGTCGGCGCTGGTGCAGAACATTCTGCGGCGGCATGAAACCGCCAGCGACATTGAGGAGTTCCTCGTGCTGCTGGCCGTCTGCCATACAGTCATACCGGAGCGCAAGGAGGACGGCAGCATTATCTATCATGCAGCCAGTCCCGACGAGCGGGCGCTGGTTGATGGCGCCCGTCAGTTTGGCTACATATTCGACACACGCACGCCGGAGTACGTGGAGATCAATGCGCTGGGCGAGCGCAAGCGCTACGATATACTCAATGTGCTGGAGTTCACCTCGACGCGCAAGCGCATGTCGGTGATAGTGCGCACCCCGGAGGGCGGCATTAAGATCTTTTGCAAGGGCGCCGATTCGGTGATCTATGAGCGTCTGGCGACGCGTAATCAGGACTACAGGGAGGCCACGCTGCAGCATTTGGAGGAGTTTGCCTCGGAGGGTTTGCGCACTCTGTGCTTGGCCGTGGCGGACATTGAGCAGGACGTGTACGAGGAGTGGAGTCAGACGTATCACAAggcgtcgacgtcgctgcagTATCGCGAGCGCAAGGTGGAGGATGCAGCGAATCTCATTGAGATCAATCTGCGCCTGCTGGGCGCTACGGCAATCGAGGATCGCCTGCAGGACGGCGTGCCGGAGACAATTGCTGCACTGCTCGAGGCGGGCATTTACATTTGGGTGCTGACGGGCGACAAGCAGGAGACGGCCATTAACATTGGCTACTCCTGCAAGCTGATCACACACTCCATGGACATCATCATTCTCAACGAGGAGAGTCTGGACGTGAGTATAGTATAGCTATgctaagctgcaatttatttaattttcactcTTTTGCTGCAGGCCACGCGCGATGTCATCCATCGACACTATGGCGAGTTCAAGAGCACCACCGCCAATGATGCCAATGTGGCGCTAGTCATTGATGGCAAGACATTGAAGTACGCGCTGAGCTGTGACTTGCGCGGCGACTTCCAGGAGCTCTGCATCATTTGCCGCGTCGTCATCTGCTGTCGTGTGTCGCCCATACAAAAGGCCGAGGTGGTCGAGATGGTGACACAAAACACCAAAGCGGTCACGCTGGCCATTGGCGATGGCGCCAACGATGTGGCCATGATACAAAAGGCAAATGTGGGCATTGGCATTTCGGGCGTGGAGGGACTGCAGGCGGCCTGCGCCTCCGACTATTCCATTGCCCAGTTTCGTTACctgcagcgcctgctgctcgTGCATGGCGCTTGGAACTACACGCGGATAAGCAAACTAATACTTTATAGCTTCTATAAGAATGTCTGCCTGTATGTGATTGAGCTGTGGTTCGCGCTCTACTCCGGCTGGTCGGGCCAGATACTGTTCGAGCGCTGGACCATTGGTCTGTACAATGTTCTGTTTACCGCGATGCCACCGTTTGCCATCGGGCTCTTCGAGAAGTTCTGCACGGCGGAGACGATGCTCAAGTATCCGCAGCTGTATAAACCATCGCAGAGTGCCAAGCTGTTCAATGTCAAAGTGTTTTGGATATGGATcttcaatgcgctgctgcacTCGGTGTTTCTCTTCTGGCTGCCCATGGCCGCGTATCAAAGCGAGGCCATCTGGTCGGATGGCAAGACGAGTGACTATCTGCTGCTGGGTAACATGGTCTATACGGTGAGTAGTTCGCATTATTCATTCACTTGTTCAACactcatttgtttgtttgtgtttgcttgcagTACGTCATTGTCACAGTTTGCCTGAAGGCGGGACTCATAACCAACTCGTGGACCTGGCTAACGCATGTGGCCATTTGGGGCTCCATAGTGCTGTGGTTCACATTCGTCCTGATCTACAGCCACTTTTGGCCGTCTCTCAAGTTTGCCAGCAACTTCGCCGGCATGGACATACAGCTGCTGTCAACGCCCATCTTCTGGCTGGGCCTATTCCTTGTGCCCATCACCAGTCTGCTCATTGACGTCATCTGCAAACTGTATgtcagccacgcccactatgtgcgcatatttgttaatatttattgcttctTTTAGCGTACACAATACTGTGTTTAAGACTCTCACCGAAGCCGTGCGTGAGCAGGAAATAACGCGCAATGATCCTTCACAGGTGTTGAATGAGTCGCGCTCATCGTAAGTATTCCGCTAAGCGAATGCATTATTTCCGGGCTTTTACTTTCGATTGGCAATTGATAACAAACAATAACCAAAGGCTCTGccatattttcaatttgaattgttgcGCCTTGTTATAGTTTCtactatttatagtttatagctTATACTTTGTATTGTTTGTAGCAGCATTTTTAAGTTACTTTTGTTAACCTATGCACACTTCCTGTATCTGTATTAATCGTAGTCATTAGCTGTCATTATGCATTAGCGCACTTgatttaaaaaagcaaaagcaaaaacaaatgcattcaTTTGTCTAACTGTTTCAATTGTGTTTGTTTAACTCTCATGTgtgtaattgctttaaattgataaTTGATTAAACACTTGATTATATTTATGgattatattttgtacaacATGTGAAAACTAatacttacatataaataCGATAGGCCACAAAGCAATTTAGTTAGCTTATGTATCAATTGTTGGACTATTTACAAGTCAAaatacacagaaaaaaatttaaaaatatatatatatatatgttacatatacttaatttaagCAGGCTTACTACTTAAGCATTGgttacacgcatacatacaaagatgtagtaaattgtttacaactaTATTTCGGAATTGTTTAGTTATAATTGTAGCATTGCAagtaatttgttaaaataaatataaaattatgttgtTCAGTAgaagcaaattgcattgaatgaaacaaacacaattttgttaaaaaaaattctgtatataataataattggtTATAGtgccatttatttaaatattatgttccgacttataacattttattagcaacaataatttcaGAAAGACAAACGCAATTGTAATTCTCTTTTCTCCTCTATCCTCTATCATAAtgtcatatttattatatatacgctgctcaaaatgtatttgctCAAACATTGTaatcaatcaaaacaaacaaaagccaatcCAAGCTACGCAGACATTTGGCCAAGCTTATGGATTCCAGCAGAGTCAAGCTGAACAAAGCAAACCGAGCCAAAGCGAATTCCGGCGGTAAGCGCAGCCAGAGCAAATATTCGGTCAACTCAAAGCGACGTTTACGGGTGGAGAGCCTGGATCTGGATGAGGACAGCTACGAGCAACAGCGCTACAGACGCCACATGACGCTCGGTGTCCAACAAAATACCAGCATGGGTAATGAGACCCtgcacatttaaatgaaatgaaaaaataatgtattataatttatgtgtgcatatagtttaagcaataattgttgttgttgtgaaagaatgttaattaaatgtaattcgTTAATTAATGTGTGCTCAGGGCTGGCAAggccatatatacatatacatatacatttcaAGAGAAACTAATCAAAACCACTTGTAACTTTCATTAATTACATATTGATAGTGCTAACATCTATCCAACTGtgatatatatagcatatgaATTGTGTGCAATTAGATTTCCAACTtgtgtacatatacatacataccttttatttttgtgatAGCTATGATAGATATGTGAAAATCTACAAATGAAACACaacacaaatcaaaaatacAAACTTTATCCTAAGCTAAGCCTTATaatcttaaatattaatgcaataCCGAGTTGTTGATAATGAAATATGCCCACATTAACCAAATATTTGGTCACCGGAATCGGAAAAAGCTATGTATTTGTAatggtttatatattttgccatGTGcctagaatatttaaattaatcttaAGCATTTCATGTTTGTAATACCCCAGTGAGAAGTACTTTCAAAATTGAAACAGGCAATTGCAACGAAATTTCATAACGTGTATGTgaataaactttattaaattcaataaaaatgtctaCTGGGAACCCCCGACTAGCGTTCCTAACTGCTTGTGTATGTATTAGTTTTCATGAtgtataacaataatttaacacAGCTCGCATGTaccacaatttaattatatctTTTGGTTAACACTAACTGCAATTTCCAGCACATTGCAATGCCGTGCGCcttgcacttttgtttattattttatttgtttttgtttgtttaatctTAAGTCGAacatgcaataaaaatcaaattgcaatagtatttttttttttctccaaAATATTGTacttaaaaattttcataaatattttctgtgtttgtgtgcgcaGTACTATGTATGCCTTGGGATCGATTCTTCGGTGTAAGTAATTCATagaaaacaaatgtaaattttaattaactttatgcacatgtacatacatacaaagatctacacacactcactcacacacacacacatagagtcACTCATTCAGAGCATTTTCCGaagtttatacaaattaaattattatctCTTCTCATTCGTTTCCCAGCTGTGGTTGGGGCATAATTGTATTGAACTTACTGCGAGTGACAATAATTgtgtaaaattgttatttgagtaaaataattaagcaaacgcGTACACTACTTAACTATAGGTCTCCCCTTAAGTGCTCGTAGTATTTGCAGTAATTTAGATATACATACCAACTATTATAAAGATTATCAAGTAATTGCATgtcatatttttcataaatctGCCATTATTTTTGGTTATTATCTCTGTTGCCGATTGTCTTTTGTTTGGTATACATCTGAGAAATTTGCATGCTCCCAAACATATGGTACGCCTGGTACACATTTTTGTCCACCTtctaatatattttcttgcatacatacatactatgtaGCGTCAACTGCTCTTGATCTGCCTCActtatgatttaaatataattgtacgCCTCTGCCAAAAATTAGATTGCTAACAATTCAAACTGAAAATGAACATTGCcctttataataatattaataaaatgaataacagTATTAAACTCCTCCAAAATATTATCCATAACTAAATGTCCTCCGATGATTGTCCCCTACAACATATTAATTCAACAGATTCACTGAAACTGCGAGATTGCTACGTAATGTTTTCACCCGTCGTGCCAACACAAGAGTCGAAACGGAACTAGAATTATCGCGTGAGTACTACCCATTTTCCTAGCAGCAGCGAAGTGTACGTGTCCAAGGACATATCAACGTAGTGACAGTAGCTCATTTCCGAAAGGGCTCgctaattagttttgttttttaattggaGATTTATCACGATTGCGCGTAGCTTTCAATTAGGGCTATCGTAAATGATTAAACAGCAATTTATTGTGATTGGAAagagtattttatataattggcTTGTTAGTAACGGTTCATCACATACATTGCTGAAACACTTCATCATCATGACCATATTTTAACGCACACTTGTGAATACTTTAAGGATATTCGAAAATATtaactttacatttattgttgctgttcacAGATGGTTATGCATTTTCTCAAGAGGAAGGCGGTGCTGTGCCTCAGTCTATAATTATACGCGCCTATGACACCAACTTACCCAAGCCAGAGGGCAATTAAGAGTCTACATACCTggcaaaatagcaacaattgtatTTATGGCATGCATTAGTTGATATACACTCTTAATCTATAGCAGCTTATGTGTTTGTAAAAGGGCCAAAGAATAATAATCATTTCAGAACACATACTACTATATcagataaacataaaaaacccACACAGTTTTAGTCATaagtaaatttgaaatatatatatttaacttttgtgAAAATTAGTCTTTTTTCCTCAAATTTATGCATCACGATATTCTACATGTGTCTTACATTactacatattttttataaatgcatgTAATAACTTCAGCAACTATGTACAATTTGTATCTTaaacgttatttattttataagacAAAACACTTGAAATAAAGAGGCTAGTAAAAGCTTAATATTCCATCTTTTAAATGCATacttaaaaatgttgccaaacaTTGGCATCGATACTTAGTGCCCTAATGTGCTCCAACACGTAAATATACGACAGTGTTGGGTAAACGTTGTTCGATTGATTGAACAAGTTCAAGTTCACATTGTGtgaattaatatatttagttaaccAACACTGATAAACTTTGTTGACATCCAAAATAAGCAACGCTACAAGTAATtcttaaagaaaatataaaaatgtccCGCAAAGAAGCTCTTTCTCAGTTTATAAACCAAATACATGGTCGCCCAGTGGCCGTCAAATTGAATAATGGTGTAGATTACAGAGGTAGGAAACTAGATCCGGCATGTGACTTCACACATAAACGACTAACTTTTGTATTCAATAGGTGTGCTGGCCTGTCTTGATGGGTACATGAACATCGCGCTGGACCAGACGGAGGAGTATGTTAACGGACAGCTGAAGAATAAATACGGCGATGCGTTCATTCGCGGCAACAACGTGCTTTACATATCCACACAAAAACGTCGAGTGTAAActtagatttattttataaatacactaaaaaaaactataagcATTGAAATCTACTCAGCTGTTGTAGAAGCGCGTGCCATATTCATAGGGAATGGCGCCAAAGTGTCGCAGCTGTTTAATGGAGTAGCCAGAGCCGAGTGCGGCTATTAAACGTTCGCCGCGGCGTCCAAACTTTTTCTCGTATATTGGTCGCCAGGCGCGTCCAAAGTGAGGATCGAAGGGTATTTCGGTAGGCTGTTGAAAAGGTGAGTTGCCCAGAAACAGGCGTTCCAGATAATCTAGAACGGCTTTCTTTTTCTGGAAATGCACTATTATTGGATTAGCCTGGGCACCTGTACGTGGATCTTGCGAATCAAGATTCTTGAAATACTGAAAGTTGACCAAGTCTACGTTGGAGAAGTCAAAGCCCTCATGCAGCGTGGCAAGCGCGgtcggcggcggcagcagctggaggCACTAGACAAGGGCAATGTTAATGAGCCATTCAAattctgcaaatatttgcgtacATACCATTATTGCGACTACAATTAAAACGTATTTGCACATTGCAAATGATTTGCTTTAGCTAATTGATGTCTCAGGGGAGTAGACCGAACGCTTCCTCGCACGAAATTCAACTGATTTGAATAAATTCGGCCAACTGCTTGACATGTTGTGTCAACAACGGACTTTCCGGTTGTGTGCCATCAGTTTCCAGctcttgtattttgttgtaatCAATGCCAGATATTACTTAATGCCCAGTGGCTGCCCAACCAAATgtgacacacaaacacacgctcACACCCGCTGGGCAATTAATTAGTATGCATGTCGCATTCGGCTCCCTCTCCATGCAAGCCATTGTCAGACAACGCGTCGATTGTAGCGTGCAGCGCTGcgcgtatttaaattttatttttttgggtgtCCATAACAATCAGTTATCAGATTTTCTTAATGAATCTTACTTGTCTGCAACGCATGCAAcgcgatttttttttaagctttagaGTTTTAAAGTCAATATTGGCTAGACAAGAAATTGTGAAGTGGAGCAGATTTTCAAAACTTTAAGTAGAGCAAGTAATTTTACGTTCCATATTTGGTCGAATTATTTGCCAAGTGTGTGTTGGGAGACCcgacattttttattattataaaatcacATTTCtatatgttattattataggTGTAAGtttgtgtatgcgtgtataaGTTTGAAATCTGATTTAAGCTTTTACCTTTTCAACTAAaaattttcttaattaataAGTATATCGAATTTGcagttaaaacaacaaaaaactggtttattatttttgcaaaaccAAAGAGGAGATTTCGTTAGTGTTTAATTTGCCCAAGATAGTAGTTGCTTCATGTCTGGATCATCTGTAATCACGAATACAATCAGTTAATCTCTATAATTTCTATTGGTTTAATTTTACACACCATCATCAGCAACTGTCACACCTGGATTTGCAACGGGAGCTTTTTTCTTCTCCTTGGCTTTTTCGGGCAAGTCTTCTGAAGGCGCTTCTGGCAATGTTGGCGTTGGCTCTGGTATTCCAATAATTTCCTTATCAAAGTTCTCCTGCTCGAGCTCATCGAGTTCCCGCTCGAGATCCTCGTCATCCAAATCGGCCCCAAATGCCACTGGATTAGAGATGGCATCAGAAATTTCACGTGCGACATCTTGTTGTTCGGCAATATCGTCCATCATATCATGTACCTTGTCCACATCCCTAAAAGGAAACACACTCAATATATGGTACTTTAATGAGATTTGGGTACTACTCACATGTTCTGATGCGCTGCTTTAAGAGCATCGGCAGCATTCTTCATTACGTTCAAGACAGATGTGTTCGTGTTAGCGCTCTCCAGAGCCTCACGTTGCATTTCGATAGTGGACAGCGTGCCATCGATTTGTTGAAGCTGTTTCTCCAGtcgcttcttttttttgagAGCCTGCAAAGCCactgaaaattgttgaaatcaGCAAATTAGTTTGGATAAAcattaagtaaacaaaagtctTTCAAATGTGATGACAAATTTTGTTATCTCTATGTGCGGGTCcaattataatgaaaatacGCAATGATATTCAtggctacagctacagcttgtttgttaatatggaatgtttatttttatattacgTTCTGAGCATAAGAATGTTTAGTGCGTCCGGAGGGCAGCCCATCATGGTATGCAGATGTATAGTATGTGGAGCGTATAAAGAAAGGCGAAGAAATACAAATAGTTCTTTAACTTGGTGTTCTAGGATGGTGTTGGCAATGATAT
Protein-coding regions in this window:
- the LOC108596478 gene encoding probable phospholipid-transporting ATPase IA isoform X6; its protein translation is MKHKLIEDEEEFPSSVGFDTDDGEKRIIAINSPQPTKYCNNRITTAKYNCLCFLPSFLFEQFRRYSNCFFLLIALLQQIPDVSPTGRYTTLVPLIFILSVSAIKEIIEDVKRHRADNEINHRLIERLVNGQWTTVRWSALTVGDIIKVVNDSFFPADLILLSSSEPQAMCFIETANLDGETNLKIRQGVPATAKLLETKDLQQLEGRIECELPNRLLYEFNGVLKEYGKPAVSLGNDQILQRGAMLRNTAWIFGIVVYSGHETKLMKNSTSAPLKRSRVDKLTNTQILMLFMILIALCITSGLCNLFWTREHAKTAWYLGIGDFVSMSLGFNLLTFFILYNNLIPISLQVTLELVRFLQAMFINYDIEMYHAESNMPASARTSNLNEELGLVKYIFSDKTGTLTRNIMIFKKCSIAKQIYQPERTPEESALVQNILRRHETASDIEEFLVLLAVCHTVIPERKEDGSIIYHAASPDERALVDGARQFGYIFDTRTPEYVEINALGERKRYDILNVLEFTSTRKRMSVIVRTPEGGIKIFCKGADSVIYERLATRNQDYREATLQHLEEFASEGLRTLCLAVADIEQDVYEEWSQTYHKASTSLQYRERKVEDAANLIEINLRLLGATAIEDRLQDGVPETIAALLEAGIYIWVLTGDKQETAINIGYSCKLITHSMDIIILNEESLDATRDVIHRHYGEFKSTTANDANVALVIDGKTLKYALSCDLRGDFQELCIICRVVICCRVSPIQKAEVVEMVTQNTKAVTLAIGDGANDVAMIQKANVGIGISGVEGLQAACASDYSIAQFRYLQRLLLVHGAWNYTRISKLILYSFYKNVCLYVIELWFALYSGWSGQILFERWTIGLYNVLFTAMPPFAIGLFEKFCTAETMLKYPQLYKPSQSAKLFNVKVFWIWIFNALLHSVFLFWLPMAAYQSEAIWSDGKTSDYLLLGNMVYTYVIVTVCLKAGLITNSWTWLTHVAIWGSIVLWFTFVLIYSHFWPSLKFASNFAGMDIQLLSTPIFWLGLFLVPITSLLIDVICKLVHNTVFKTLTEAVREQEITRNDPSQVLNESRSSQSKLRRHLAKLMDSSRVKLNKANRAKANSGGKRSQSKYSVNSKRRLRVESLDLDEDSYEQQRYRRHMTLGVQQNTSMGNETLHI
- the LOC108596478 gene encoding probable phospholipid-transporting ATPase IA isoform X4 is translated as MADSNNKSVSNNGNQQRNGNNNNNHHHNHAQASTSAQANAPPASAQRSALQQLQMWGKRCLRQLRGEALRHTATTGPVHFAPDASTNTGPAGDATPSSPSESDEQRSAEQVDGEIRPVRLTESKQRSKENCLTASSRRLLEKLGRKKKCKDEEEFPSSVGFDTDDGEKRIIAINSPQPTKYCNNRITTAKYNCLCFLPSFLFEQFRRYSNCFFLLIALLQQIPDVSPTGRYTTLVPLIFILSVSAIKEIIEDVKRHRADNEINHRLIERLVNGQWTTVRWSALTVGDIIKVVNDSFFPADLILLSSSEPQAMCFIETANLDGETNLKIRQGVPATAKLLETKDLQQLEGRIECELPNRLLYEFNGVLKEYGKPAVSLGNDQILQRGAMLRNTAWIFGIVVYSGHETKLMKNSTSAPLKRSRVDKLTNTQILMLFMILIALCITSGLCNLFWTREHAKTAWYLGIGDFVSMSLGFNLLTFFILYNNLIPISLQVTLELVRFLQAMFINYDIEMYHAESNMPASARTSNLNEELGLVKYIFSDKTGTLTRNIMIFKKCSIAKQIYQPERTPEESALVQNILRRHETASDIEEFLVLLAVCHTVIPERKEDGSIIYHAASPDERALVDGARQFGYIFDTRTPEYVEINALGERKRYDILNVLEFTSTRKRMSVIVRTPEGGIKIFCKGADSVIYERLATRNQDYREATLQHLEEFASEGLRTLCLAVADIEQDVYEEWSQTYHKASTSLQYRERKVEDAANLIEINLRLLGATAIEDRLQDGVPETIAALLEAGIYIWVLTGDKQETAINIGYSCKLITHSMDIIILNEESLDATRDVIHRHYGEFKSTTANDANVALVIDGKTLKYALSCDLRGDFQELCIICRVVICCRVSPIQKAEVVEMVTQNTKAVTLAIGDGANDVAMIQKANVGIGISGVEGLQAACASDYSIAQFRYLQRLLLVHGAWNYTRISKLILYSFYKNVCLYVIELWFALYSGWSGQILFERWTIGLYNVLFTAMPPFAIGLFEKFCTAETMLKYPQLYKPSQSAKLFNVKVFWIWIFNALLHSVFLFWLPMAAYQSEAIWSDGKTSDYLLLGNMVYTYVIVTVCLKAGLITNSWTWLTHVAIWGSIVLWFTFVLIYSHFWPSLKFASNFAGMDIQLLSTPIFWLGLFLVPITSLLIDVICKLVHNTVFKTLTEAVREQEITRNDPSQVLNESRSSWLCIFSRGRRCCASVYNYTRL
- the LOC108596478 gene encoding probable phospholipid-transporting ATPase IA isoform X2, with amino-acid sequence MADSNNKSVSNNGNQQRNGNNNNNHHHNHAQASTSAQANAPPASAQRSALQQLQMWGKRCLRQLRGEALRHTATTGPVHFAPDASTNTGPAGDATPSSPSESDEQRSAEQVDGEIRPVRLTESKQRSKENCLTASSRRLLEKLGRKKKCKDEEEFPSSVGFDTDDGEKRIIAINSPQPTKYCNNRITTAKYNCLCFLPSFLFEQFRRYSNCFFLLIALLQQIPDVSPTGRYTTLVPLIFILSVSAIKEIIEDVKRHRADNEINHRLIERLVNGQWTTVRWSALTVGDIIKVVNDSFFPADLILLSSSEPQAMCFIETANLDGETNLKIRQGVPATAKLLETKDLQQLEGRIECELPNRLLYEFNGVLKEYGKPAVSLGNDQILQRGAMLRNTAWIFGIVVYSGHETKLMKNSTSAPLKRSRVDKLTNTQILMLFMILIALCITSGLCNLFWTREHAKTAWYLGIGDFVSMSLGFNLLTFFILYNNLIPISLQVTLELVRFLQAMFINYDIEMYHAESNMPASARTSNLNEELGLVKYIFSDKTGTLTRNIMIFKKCSIAKQIYQPERTPEESALVQNILRRHETASDIEEFLVLLAVCHTVIPERKEDGSIIYHAASPDERALVDGARQFGYIFDTRTPEYVEINALGERKRYDILNVLEFTSTRKRMSVIVRTPEGGIKIFCKGADSVIYERLATRNQDYREATLQHLEEFASEGLRTLCLAVADIEQDVYEEWSQTYHKASTSLQYRERKVEDAANLIEINLRLLGATAIEDRLQDGVPETIAALLEAGIYIWVLTGDKQETAINIGYSCKLITHSMDIIILNEESLDATRDVIHRHYGEFKSTTANDANVALVIDGKTLKYALSCDLRGDFQELCIICRVVICCRVSPIQKAEVVEMVTQNTKAVTLAIGDGANDVAMIQKANVGIGISGVEGLQAACASDYSIAQFRYLQRLLLVHGAWNYTRISKLILYSFYKNVCLYVIELWFALYSGWSGQILFERWTIGLYNVLFTAMPPFAIGLFEKFCTAETMLKYPQLYKPSQSAKLFNVKVFWIWIFNALLHSVFLFWLPMAAYQSEAIWSDGKTSDYLLLGNMVYTYVIVTVCLKAGLITNSWTWLTHVAIWGSIVLWFTFVLIYSHFWPSLKFASNFAGMDIQLLSTPIFWLGLFLVPITSLLIDVICKLVHNTVFKTLTEAVREQEITRNDPSQVLNESRSSFTETARLLRNVFTRRANTRVETELELSHGYAFSQEEGGAVPQSIIIRAYDTNLPKPEGN
- the LOC108596478 gene encoding probable phospholipid-transporting ATPase IA isoform X5, with protein sequence MVSRYRLQQEDADTHSTTLLNNEEEFPSSVGFDTDDGEKRIIAINSPQPTKYCNNRITTAKYNCLCFLPSFLFEQFRRYSNCFFLLIALLQQIPDVSPTGRYTTLVPLIFILSVSAIKEIIEDVKRHRADNEINHRLIERLVNGQWTTVRWSALTVGDIIKVVNDSFFPADLILLSSSEPQAMCFIETANLDGETNLKIRQGVPATAKLLETKDLQQLEGRIECELPNRLLYEFNGVLKEYGKPAVSLGNDQILQRGAMLRNTAWIFGIVVYSGHETKLMKNSTSAPLKRSRVDKLTNTQILMLFMILIALCITSGLCNLFWTREHAKTAWYLGIGDFVSMSLGFNLLTFFILYNNLIPISLQVTLELVRFLQAMFINYDIEMYHAESNMPASARTSNLNEELGLVKYIFSDKTGTLTRNIMIFKKCSIAKQIYQPERTPEESALVQNILRRHETASDIEEFLVLLAVCHTVIPERKEDGSIIYHAASPDERALVDGARQFGYIFDTRTPEYVEINALGERKRYDILNVLEFTSTRKRMSVIVRTPEGGIKIFCKGADSVIYERLATRNQDYREATLQHLEEFASEGLRTLCLAVADIEQDVYEEWSQTYHKASTSLQYRERKVEDAANLIEINLRLLGATAIEDRLQDGVPETIAALLEAGIYIWVLTGDKQETAINIGYSCKLITHSMDIIILNEESLDATRDVIHRHYGEFKSTTANDANVALVIDGKTLKYALSCDLRGDFQELCIICRVVICCRVSPIQKAEVVEMVTQNTKAVTLAIGDGANDVAMIQKANVGIGISGVEGLQAACASDYSIAQFRYLQRLLLVHGAWNYTRISKLILYSFYKNVCLYVIELWFALYSGWSGQILFERWTIGLYNVLFTAMPPFAIGLFEKFCTAETMLKYPQLYKPSQSAKLFNVKVFWIWIFNALLHSVFLFWLPMAAYQSEAIWSDGKTSDYLLLGNMVYTYVIVTVCLKAGLITNSWTWLTHVAIWGSIVLWFTFVLIYSHFWPSLKFASNFAGMDIQLLSTPIFWLGLFLVPITSLLIDVICKLVHNTVFKTLTEAVREQEITRNDPSQVLNESRSSQSKLRRHLAKLMDSSRVKLNKANRAKANSGGKRSQSKYSVNSKRRLRVESLDLDEDSYEQQRYRRHMTLGVQQNTSMGNETLHI